The Euphorbia lathyris chromosome 2, ddEupLath1.1, whole genome shotgun sequence genome includes a window with the following:
- the LOC136220699 gene encoding nicotinamidase 2-like, which yields MATSSLQCSSYKKYEIRRRNPDPKNSVLLVIDMQNYFSSMATPILPNLLTTIQLCRGASVPVIFTRHCHKSPADYGMLAEWWNNDLVVDGTVDSQLIPDIERVAGKDEVVEKSTYSAFVNTGLEERLKEMGVEEVIVTGVMTNLCCETTARDAFLRGFRVFFSTDATSTSDLELHDATLKNLSYGFAYLVDCKRIQEEFN from the coding sequence ATGGCAACTTCCTCTCTACAGTGTTCATCATACAAGAAATACGAGATCAGAAGGAGAAATCCAGATCCAAAAAACTCTGTTCTGTTAGTAATCGATATGCAAAACTATTTTTCCTCCATGGCCACACCTATTCTCCCTAACCTCCTTACTACCATCCAACTCTGTAGGGGCGCCTCCGTCCCTGTCATCTTCACGCGCCACTGCCACAAGTCTCCGGCCGACTATGGGATGCTCGCGGAGTGGTGGAACAATGACTTGGTTGTAGATGGCACGGTTGATTCCCAGCTCATACCGGATATTGAAAGAGTGGCCGGGAAAGATGAGGTGGTGGAGAAGAGCACGTATAGCGCGTTTGTTAACACGGGCCTTGAGGAGCGATTGAAGGAGATGGGTGTGGAGGAGGTAATTGTGACAGGTGTTATGACTAATCTGTGCTGTGAAACGACGGCGCGTGACGCGTTTCTGAGGGGATTTAGGGTTTTCTTTTCAACAGATGCCACTTCTACGTCAGACTTGGAATTGCACGATGCCACGTTGAAGAATTTGAGCTACGGGTTTGCTTACTTGGTCGATTGCAAAAGGATCCAAGAAGAGTTTAACTag